The Pseudodesulfovibrio sp. zrk46 genome contains a region encoding:
- a CDS encoding DsrH/TusB family sulfur metabolism protein has protein sequence MLFFVNKPEEGILDRIALIGGDEDKALLLVGDGVTFGTEYWEEKLENMDVEDIYVAKSAVEARNIELSDNCEVVDYPEMVDLLLGSDEKVVSL, from the coding sequence ATGCTCTTTTTCGTGAACAAGCCGGAAGAGGGGATTCTTGATCGAATCGCTCTTATCGGCGGCGACGAGGACAAGGCCCTGCTCCTGGTCGGTGACGGAGTTACCTTCGGCACTGAATACTGGGAAGAAAAACTCGAAAACATGGATGTTGAAGACATCTACGTAGCCAAGAGCGCCGTAGAAGCCCGCAACATCGAACTCAGCGACAACTGCGAAGTAGTGGACTACCCCGAGATGGTGGACCTGCTGCTGGGCAGCGATGAAAAAGTCGTGTCGCTCTAA
- a CDS encoding DsrE family protein, translated as MSKTLTILLLSGSAENEDAEFSTRLAQAALEKGHKVQMYLFGNAVNISKKEFPIEGDLHIQQRGLDHIDPTKCFERVADICEKGGDVSTCHTNEHARGIESREYVDGVKWGDVGGTFAKYLMTSDVLLSVGH; from the coding sequence ATGTCCAAAACCCTGACCATCCTGCTCCTTTCCGGATCGGCTGAAAACGAAGACGCCGAGTTCTCCACTCGCCTCGCTCAGGCCGCCCTTGAGAAGGGACACAAAGTCCAGATGTACCTCTTTGGAAACGCCGTGAATATTTCCAAGAAGGAATTCCCCATCGAAGGCGACCTGCACATCCAGCAGCGCGGCCTTGATCACATCGATCCCACCAAGTGCTTCGAGCGCGTGGCCGACATCTGCGAGAAGGGCGGCGACGTCTCCACCTGCCACACCAACGAGCACGCTCGCGGCATCGAGTCCCGCGAATACGTGGACGGTGTGAAGTGGGGCGACGTGGGCGGCACGTTCGCCAAGTATCTGATGACCTCTGACGTCCTGCTTTCCGTGGGTCACTAA